From bacterium, the proteins below share one genomic window:
- a CDS encoding arsenite methyltransferase, translated as MSETHKDQVRAAVRGRYGEIATLQAGSCCGGGSPCCDPSEASLASARLGYTAEELAAIPQGANLGLGCGNPQAIAALKTGEAVLDLGSGAGFDCFLAARQVGANGRVIGVDMTPDMISRARANAESGGHANVEFRLGEIEHLPVADQSIDVIISNCVINLSPDKGQVFREAFRVLRPGGRLAISDVVALAPLPEALRLDLEAYAGCVSGAALVPEVEAMLKEAGFRQVRVTVKDESRAIIKDWFPGSGAEEAVASATIEAIR; from the coding sequence ATGTCCGAGACACACAAGGACCAAGTCCGCGCCGCCGTGCGCGGCCGCTATGGAGAGATCGCCACGCTGCAGGCCGGGAGTTGCTGCGGAGGCGGCTCACCCTGCTGCGATCCGTCGGAGGCGTCTCTCGCCAGTGCCCGCCTGGGCTACACCGCGGAGGAACTGGCCGCCATCCCGCAGGGAGCCAACCTGGGACTCGGTTGCGGCAATCCGCAGGCCATCGCGGCGCTCAAAACGGGTGAAGCCGTTCTTGACCTGGGCAGCGGCGCCGGCTTCGACTGCTTCCTGGCTGCCCGCCAGGTGGGCGCCAATGGGCGCGTCATCGGCGTGGACATGACGCCGGACATGATCAGCCGAGCCCGCGCCAACGCCGAGTCCGGCGGCCATGCCAATGTGGAATTCCGCCTGGGGGAGATCGAGCATCTGCCTGTGGCCGACCAATCCATCGATGTCATCATCTCCAACTGCGTCATCAATCTCTCGCCCGACAAAGGCCAGGTCTTCCGCGAGGCCTTCCGCGTCCTGCGGCCCGGCGGTCGCCTGGCCATCAGCGACGTGGTGGCCCTGGCCCCCTTGCCGGAAGCGCTGCGCCTGGACCTTGAAGCCTACGCCGGCTGTGTGTCCGGGGCCGCGCTCGTGCCCGAGGTGGAGGCCATGCTCAAGGAGGCGGGCTTCCGCCAGGTCCGTGTGACAGTCAAGGATGAGAGCCGCGCCATCATCAAGGACTGGTTCCCCGGCAGCGGGGCGGAGGAGGCGGTCGCGTCGGCCACCATCGAGGCCATCCGCTGA
- a CDS encoding site-specific DNA-methyltransferase has translation MINRCHFGDVFDVLPRLAGLGARCCVTSPPYWGLRDYGTAKWDGGDPTCGHEIKRWSGPKDSAARQSRNVSAADRLDRPVCARCGARRVDQQIGLEQTPEEYVERMVSVFRLVWDCLSDDGTLWLNMGDCYAGTRHCDDALEDYGKKHGMGGAHKVCVSRRRDNVQIPRSDRLVPGLKSKDLVGIPWMIAFALRADGWYLRKDIIWHKPNPMPESVRDRPTSAHEYLFLLAKSERYYYDAEAIAESSVGINQHDLTGPGYAAPGQAPNRGNRMPAPAGWDTAQRAHGSFHQDGRAARPSAAKGSFAGKTGDRAFRAVTQTRNKRDVWTVASHPYSRAHFATYPPNLIKPCILAGSAPCDIVLDPFLGSGTTAAVAQSLGRQWVGCELNPAYKSLQDERISQLGLELEAEGA, from the coding sequence ATGATCAACCGCTGCCACTTCGGCGACGTGTTCGATGTACTGCCGCGCCTGGCTGGCCTTGGTGCCCGTTGCTGTGTCACAAGCCCGCCTTATTGGGGACTGCGGGATTACGGGACGGCCAAATGGGATGGCGGAGACCCCACCTGTGGGCACGAGATCAAGCGCTGGAGTGGGCCAAAGGACAGCGCGGCAAGGCAGTCCCGCAACGTGTCCGCCGCCGATCGCCTGGACCGCCCTGTTTGCGCGCGCTGTGGCGCCCGGCGCGTGGACCAGCAGATAGGGCTTGAACAAACTCCTGAGGAATACGTCGAGCGCATGGTGTCCGTGTTCCGGCTCGTTTGGGACTGCCTTTCCGACGACGGGACGCTCTGGCTAAACATGGGAGACTGCTACGCGGGCACCCGCCATTGCGACGACGCCCTGGAAGATTACGGGAAGAAGCACGGAATGGGTGGAGCGCACAAGGTTTGCGTCAGCCGTCGCCGAGACAACGTGCAGATCCCACGCAGCGACAGGCTGGTACCGGGCTTGAAATCGAAGGACCTCGTTGGAATCCCGTGGATGATCGCCTTCGCCCTGCGCGCGGACGGATGGTACCTGCGCAAGGATATCATCTGGCACAAGCCAAACCCCATGCCCGAGTCGGTGCGCGACCGCCCGACTTCCGCCCACGAATACCTGTTCCTGCTGGCGAAGAGCGAGCGGTACTACTACGACGCGGAGGCGATTGCTGAGTCATCGGTTGGCATCAACCAACACGACCTCACAGGCCCCGGATACGCTGCTCCAGGTCAGGCTCCCAACCGCGGCAATCGAATGCCAGCCCCGGCTGGCTGGGACACTGCCCAACGCGCGCATGGGAGCTTCCACCAAGATGGTCGGGCTGCCAGACCGTCTGCGGCAAAGGGTTCATTTGCTGGCAAGACAGGCGACCGGGCCTTCCGGGCTGTCACACAGACGCGCAACAAGCGCGACGTGTGGACGGTCGCCAGCCATCCTTACTCCCGCGCCCACTTCGCAACCTACCCACCTAACCTGATCAAGCCATGCATCCTGGCCGGAAGCGCCCCATGCGACATCGTGCTCGACCCCTTCCTCGGCAGCGGAACCACGGCCGCCGTTGCGCAATCGCTGGGCCGGCAATGGGTGGGCTGCGAACTGAACCCAGCGTACAAATCGCTTCAGGACGAGCGGATCAGCCAGCTCGGGCTTGAACTCGAAGCGGAGGGTGCATGA
- the arsB gene encoding ACR3 family arsenite efflux transporter: MSSVFERWLTLWVGLCIVGGILLGKIAPGLARTLDAMSLTVDGAPVVSLPIAICLFLMMYPIMVKIDFGAVLTAGRSGKPVLLTLFINWAIKPFTMAAIATLFLGVVFKGFIGPEAVDLVKMPLGLDLPVGAAHGAGRVVLHEGLKMLEIPLWRSYLAGAILLGVAPCTAMVLVWGYLARGNDGLTLIMVAINSLTMLLLYGMLGGFLLGVGRLPVPWQALLLSIATYVALPLAAGYLSRRWILAAKGEEWFRRRFLPFLTPITITALLATLVLLFSFKGETILAKPLTILWIAVPLFLQTVLIFALAFWLARRLGLAYEDAAPAALIGASNHFEVAIATAVMLFGLSSGAALATVVGVLIEVPVMLMLVEVCKRSERLFPPRGSLSRQA; the protein is encoded by the coding sequence ATGAGCAGCGTGTTCGAGCGCTGGCTGACCCTGTGGGTCGGCCTCTGCATCGTGGGCGGGATCCTCCTGGGGAAAATCGCCCCAGGTTTGGCCCGGACCCTGGACGCCATGTCACTGACGGTGGACGGAGCCCCTGTCGTCTCCCTCCCCATTGCCATCTGCCTCTTCCTCATGATGTACCCGATCATGGTGAAGATCGACTTCGGCGCCGTGCTCACGGCCGGCCGCAGCGGCAAGCCCGTCCTCCTCACCTTGTTCATCAACTGGGCGATCAAACCATTCACCATGGCCGCCATCGCCACCCTCTTCCTGGGCGTGGTCTTCAAGGGCTTCATCGGTCCTGAAGCGGTGGACCTGGTCAAAATGCCGCTGGGGCTGGATCTGCCGGTGGGCGCCGCCCACGGCGCCGGACGGGTCGTGCTGCATGAAGGGCTGAAGATGCTGGAGATCCCGCTCTGGCGAAGCTACCTGGCCGGGGCCATCCTGCTCGGCGTGGCGCCCTGCACAGCCATGGTGCTGGTCTGGGGTTATCTGGCGCGCGGCAATGACGGACTGACCTTGATCATGGTGGCCATCAACTCCCTCACCATGCTCCTGCTCTACGGCATGCTGGGCGGTTTCCTGCTGGGCGTCGGCCGGCTGCCTGTGCCCTGGCAGGCGCTCCTCTTGTCCATTGCCACCTACGTGGCGCTTCCCCTGGCCGCCGGCTACCTCTCCCGGCGCTGGATCCTGGCCGCCAAAGGAGAGGAGTGGTTCCGCCGCCGTTTCCTGCCCTTCCTCACGCCCATCACCATCACGGCCCTGCTCGCCACCCTGGTGCTGCTCTTCTCCTTCAAGGGCGAGACCATCCTGGCCAAGCCCCTGACCATCCTATGGATCGCCGTCCCGCTTTTCCTGCAGACCGTCCTCATCTTCGCCCTCGCTTTCTGGCTGGCCCGCCGCCTGGGCCTGGCCTATGAGGACGCCGCCCCGGCCGCGCTCATCGGCGCCAGCAACCATTTCGAAGTGGCCATAGCCACGGCGGTCATGCTCTTCGGCCTTTCCTCGGGAGCGGCCCTGGCCACCGTGGTGGGCGTGCTGATCGAAGTGCCGGTCATGCTGATGCTGGTGGAAGTATGCAAGCGCAGTGAGCGCCTCTTCCCGCCACGAGGGAGCCTCTCACGCCAAGCATGA
- a CDS encoding Ig-like domain-containing protein: protein MRFLSTLLLLPLALQAVATVPGTGTGQGPIVDRDLNTVIITESGFITLSADGLGTVNSSGLIQVDKPSAGATVRAAYLAAASTGFSGYAIPDGCIALDGTGVSWFSSTPSGIFSQNHFANVTAIVAPVLNAAGAGITSLVIDECDTWNIDGSALYVIFDDPATTVFRTAVIAFGAQSTTGDTFAIGFGQPVDMSLNPVIEMGLAISFGYARGTCQTSFVDVNGSRLTSSAGGNDDGEDNNGALITVGGIGDLLANPADPFHEDPCVFDDFTLYDDERYNIAGFVNDGDTGMSATTFNPSNDDNIFVAHLLLDFAAVVGEGAVLTPSDAVNCLCDQHVVTVTLQDNNGNPLVNTGVTIEVIAGPSTGAGASGFTDGGGQFSFTYSSCVEGQDVIVAYFTNSQGMIQYSNLAYKTWQRCTVDAGETAESFTLAQNTPNPFNPATTISFTLPETGAAQVLVHSLAGELVRSIDLGIAARGTHQVVIDGRELASGVYVYTLQSEFGTISRKMVLMK from the coding sequence ATGCGTTTCTTGTCCACCCTACTGCTTCTGCCATTGGCCTTGCAGGCCGTGGCAACCGTCCCCGGGACAGGGACGGGCCAGGGTCCCATCGTCGACCGCGACCTCAACACCGTGATCATCACGGAATCCGGCTTCATCACCCTTTCCGCTGACGGCCTGGGCACTGTGAACAGCAGCGGTCTCATCCAGGTTGACAAGCCCAGCGCCGGCGCCACCGTGCGGGCGGCCTATCTGGCGGCGGCCAGCACCGGCTTCTCCGGCTATGCCATCCCCGACGGTTGCATCGCCCTGGACGGCACGGGCGTATCCTGGTTCTCCAGCACCCCAAGCGGCATCTTTTCTCAGAACCACTTCGCCAATGTGACGGCCATCGTCGCGCCGGTGCTCAACGCCGCCGGCGCCGGCATCACCAGTCTGGTGATCGACGAGTGCGACACCTGGAACATCGACGGATCGGCCCTCTACGTCATCTTCGACGACCCGGCCACCACCGTCTTCCGCACGGCGGTCATCGCCTTCGGCGCCCAGTCCACCACGGGCGACACCTTCGCCATCGGCTTCGGGCAGCCGGTGGACATGAGCCTGAACCCCGTCATCGAGATGGGCCTGGCCATCAGTTTCGGCTACGCCCGCGGCACCTGCCAGACCAGCTTTGTGGACGTCAACGGCAGCCGTCTGACCTCCAGCGCCGGCGGCAACGACGACGGCGAGGACAACAACGGCGCCCTCATCACGGTGGGCGGCATCGGCGACCTTCTGGCCAATCCGGCCGATCCCTTCCACGAGGATCCTTGCGTCTTCGATGACTTCACCCTTTATGACGACGAGCGCTACAACATTGCCGGCTTCGTCAACGACGGCGACACGGGCATGTCCGCCACCACCTTCAACCCCTCCAACGACGACAACATCTTCGTTGCCCATCTGCTGCTGGACTTCGCCGCCGTGGTGGGCGAAGGCGCTGTGCTGACCCCGTCCGACGCCGTCAACTGCCTCTGTGACCAGCATGTTGTGACCGTCACCTTGCAGGACAACAATGGCAACCCGTTGGTCAACACGGGCGTGACCATCGAGGTGATCGCCGGCCCCTCCACGGGCGCCGGGGCCAGCGGCTTCACCGATGGTGGTGGCCAATTCTCCTTCACCTACAGCAGTTGCGTGGAAGGCCAGGACGTGATTGTCGCCTACTTCACGAACAGCCAGGGGATGATCCAGTACAGCAACCTGGCCTACAAGACGTGGCAGCGTTGCACGGTGGATGCCGGCGAGACGGCGGAGAGCTTCACCCTGGCCCAGAACACGCCCAATCCCTTCAACCCGGCCACCACCATCTCCTTCACCCTGCCCGAGACGGGCGCGGCCCAGGTGCTGGTCCACAGCCTGGCCGGCGAGCTGGTGCGCAGCATCGACCTGGGCATCGCCGCCCGCGGCACGCACCAGGTGGTGATCGACGGCCGTGAGCTGGCCAGCGGCGTCTACGTCTACACGCTGCAGAGCGAGTTTGGCACCATCAGCCGCAAGATGGTCCTCATGAAATAG
- a CDS encoding DEAD/DEAH box helicase family protein has protein sequence MSSPILVDSLIRVPIRDLPARAREQLERALSYPNPAYIAAKKRGIQVPKEKVDGRWRDVPKRLEGFHVNAQGRWCAPRGAIALLKDVLVPWPGIADRRAVWPASIPAFEPALRPYQEAARLAMVKKLQGVVVIPAGGGKTYTALAALAQIGQRTLILVHTLDLLEQWKDEVEEQLGFLPASFSSTKQDQDAPIMVATVQALTRLDAQGLKSALAPFGCLILDEGHHCPASTFDRVVNACPARWRLALTATPEREDGLTPKLLHTFGPIIHQTRQEDLLAGGYLVPAVIHEVHTAFEFPYRGASDWQDMTDALAKDEARRKLVLDTLEELYHDEERVILVLSARVGDHLEPLFQAAKARGIEGELLAGKVKKDTRRMIRHAVRSGHVRVLFASTVADEGLNIPELNTLLLTFPAKAEGRVEQRVGRVMRAAPGKTRGDVYDFIDSAVVNVDNDSKPLLRQYAGRRAAYKTLRATIVKAAPAGQSRQQETLPIPALDAPAILIRPGGPARFAVGMDPSFTHFALVAVDLGAWWPVAITTLVTAPSDRKLGLRKADDDGRRLEILASGIRDFLLAHPPAILCCETPSSGAQSAAALKGLAYAKALLVAARVYHEVPTVWLLPGEIKEKVGGGLTATKGRVADVVRATQARDGRPWAGAAWDVTKDRNEHQYDATAAILAARGDDLFMAAIR, from the coding sequence ATGAGCAGCCCGATCCTGGTGGACAGTCTCATCCGAGTGCCGATCCGCGATCTTCCTGCCCGCGCCCGCGAGCAGTTGGAGCGCGCCTTGTCCTATCCCAACCCCGCCTACATCGCGGCCAAGAAGCGCGGTATCCAGGTGCCCAAGGAAAAGGTGGACGGCCGTTGGCGGGATGTGCCCAAGCGGCTGGAGGGCTTCCACGTCAACGCACAAGGCCGCTGGTGCGCTCCACGTGGAGCGATCGCCCTCCTGAAGGACGTGCTGGTCCCATGGCCCGGAATTGCTGACCGCCGGGCTGTGTGGCCGGCCAGCATCCCGGCCTTTGAGCCCGCGCTGCGGCCCTACCAGGAAGCGGCCAGGCTGGCGATGGTGAAGAAGCTTCAGGGCGTGGTGGTCATCCCCGCCGGAGGCGGCAAAACCTACACGGCCCTGGCCGCCCTGGCCCAGATTGGACAGCGCACGCTGATTTTAGTCCACACGCTGGACCTGCTTGAGCAGTGGAAGGACGAGGTCGAAGAGCAGCTTGGATTCCTGCCCGCCAGTTTCTCGTCCACCAAGCAGGACCAGGATGCACCCATCATGGTGGCCACCGTCCAGGCCCTGACGCGACTGGACGCCCAGGGCCTGAAGAGCGCTCTGGCGCCCTTTGGCTGCCTCATCCTGGACGAGGGCCACCACTGCCCGGCCAGCACCTTTGATCGCGTGGTGAATGCCTGCCCGGCCAGGTGGCGCCTGGCGCTGACGGCGACGCCCGAGCGCGAGGACGGGCTGACCCCCAAGCTCTTGCACACCTTTGGCCCCATCATCCACCAGACGCGCCAAGAGGACCTGCTGGCCGGCGGCTACCTGGTCCCGGCTGTCATCCACGAGGTCCACACCGCCTTCGAGTTTCCTTATCGCGGCGCCAGCGACTGGCAGGACATGACCGACGCCCTGGCCAAGGATGAAGCCCGCCGAAAGCTGGTGCTGGACACGCTGGAGGAGCTGTACCACGACGAGGAGCGCGTGATCCTGGTCTTGTCCGCGCGCGTGGGCGACCACCTGGAGCCGCTGTTCCAAGCAGCCAAAGCCCGAGGCATCGAGGGCGAGCTCCTGGCCGGCAAGGTGAAGAAGGACACGCGCCGCATGATCCGGCACGCGGTTCGGTCCGGGCATGTGCGCGTCCTCTTTGCCTCGACCGTGGCCGACGAGGGCCTCAACATCCCCGAGCTCAACACCCTGCTCTTGACCTTCCCTGCCAAGGCGGAAGGCCGCGTGGAGCAGCGCGTGGGCCGCGTCATGCGCGCGGCGCCGGGCAAGACCCGGGGCGACGTGTACGATTTCATCGACAGCGCCGTCGTCAACGTGGACAACGACTCGAAGCCCCTGCTGCGCCAGTACGCCGGCCGGCGCGCCGCCTACAAGACGCTGCGCGCTACGATCGTGAAGGCTGCGCCGGCAGGACAGAGCCGGCAGCAGGAGACCCTGCCCATCCCCGCCCTGGACGCTCCGGCCATCCTGATCCGGCCAGGCGGGCCCGCCCGCTTTGCCGTCGGCATGGACCCGAGCTTCACGCACTTCGCCCTCGTCGCCGTGGACCTGGGCGCCTGGTGGCCCGTGGCCATAACCACGCTGGTGACCGCGCCGTCTGACAGGAAGCTAGGCTTGCGCAAAGCCGACGACGACGGCCGCCGGCTGGAGATATTGGCCAGCGGGATCCGCGATTTCCTGCTGGCCCACCCGCCCGCCATCCTCTGCTGTGAGACCCCGTCCTCCGGCGCGCAGAGCGCCGCTGCCTTGAAAGGCCTGGCCTATGCCAAGGCCCTGCTGGTGGCGGCGCGCGTCTACCACGAGGTGCCCACCGTCTGGCTCCTGCCGGGCGAGATCAAGGAGAAGGTGGGTGGCGGCCTGACCGCGACCAAGGGCCGCGTGGCGGACGTGGTGCGGGCCACGCAGGCCCGGGATGGCAGGCCCTGGGCCGGGGCGGCCTGGGACGTGACCAAGGACCGAAACGAGCACCAATACGACGCAACGGCGGCCATCCTGGCAGCCCGGGGCGACGACCTCTTCATGGCAGCAATTCGATAG
- a CDS encoding arsenate reductase ArsC: MERLRVLFLCTGNSCRSQMAEGWARTLRSDRLEAFSAGLEAHGLNPLAVQVMAEAGVDISGQASRRLDQWHGQDFDVVVTVCGHAHETCPVFPGKARIVHRGFDDPPRLAATLPTIEEKLAVYRRVRDEIRAFVEDLPEMLQR; this comes from the coding sequence TTGGAACGGCTGAGGGTTCTCTTCCTGTGCACAGGGAACAGCTGCCGAAGCCAAATGGCGGAGGGCTGGGCACGCACCCTGAGAAGCGATCGCCTGGAAGCGTTCTCCGCCGGGCTGGAGGCCCATGGCCTGAATCCACTGGCCGTGCAGGTGATGGCCGAGGCGGGTGTCGACATCAGCGGACAGGCCTCCCGGCGGCTGGACCAATGGCACGGTCAGGACTTCGATGTGGTGGTGACGGTGTGCGGCCACGCCCATGAAACCTGCCCGGTGTTTCCCGGCAAGGCGCGCATTGTCCATCGCGGCTTCGATGATCCTCCCCGTCTGGCCGCGACCCTGCCCACGATTGAGGAAAAGCTGGCGGTCTATCGGCGTGTGCGCGACGAGATCCGCGCCTTCGTGGAAGACTTGCCGGAGATGTTGCAACGCTAA
- a CDS encoding tyrosine-type recombinase/integrase, with amino-acid sequence MRRFRFSVAALSAITTDKPREFVHDDQVPALAMQITSSGAKSFYVVKKHAGGKIVQRIGALGEVSISRARAIAAEIITKLTCGNPYERQKRAPLYLHQVMNEYLAHAQDHRAPGTVISYNGQWRKHIGPWGDSRPLASLRRHEVTAFHQQIGKENGRMAANRVIALLRAAINRAIREHELDIPNPATAITFYRERSRSRRLEVEELAGFFKAVEEEPNRDVREFVLLALFTGARRSNLQAMRWQHVSLLKGLWVVPAEESKTGFELPVVLSSHVVAILRARKSVIKGPFVFPGRGTNDHMVEPKAGWRRICESAGLKDLHLHDLRRSLASFQIDTGTPLEVIQKTLGHESKVTTEIYARMALEPVRASLERAVDEMLKSETK; translated from the coding sequence ATGCGCCGTTTCCGCTTTTCCGTGGCTGCCCTCAGCGCCATCACAACAGACAAACCCCGCGAATTTGTCCACGATGACCAGGTCCCTGCGTTGGCCATGCAGATCACTTCAAGCGGAGCAAAATCCTTCTACGTCGTGAAGAAGCACGCAGGGGGGAAGATCGTCCAGCGCATCGGTGCACTAGGTGAAGTTTCGATTTCGCGAGCGCGGGCCATAGCGGCTGAGATCATCACCAAGCTCACATGCGGGAACCCCTACGAGCGGCAGAAGCGTGCGCCCCTCTACCTGCATCAGGTCATGAATGAGTACTTGGCGCATGCGCAGGATCATCGAGCGCCGGGCACGGTGATCAGCTACAACGGACAATGGCGTAAGCACATCGGCCCCTGGGGCGATTCACGACCATTGGCTTCACTTCGACGCCATGAGGTGACGGCATTTCACCAGCAGATCGGTAAAGAAAATGGGCGCATGGCAGCGAATCGCGTCATTGCCCTCCTGCGCGCCGCCATCAACCGAGCCATACGCGAGCACGAACTGGATATCCCCAATCCGGCAACGGCGATCACGTTCTATCGTGAGCGGTCACGGTCCAGGCGTCTGGAAGTCGAGGAGCTGGCCGGCTTCTTCAAGGCGGTCGAAGAAGAACCGAATCGTGACGTCCGGGAGTTCGTGCTTCTCGCATTGTTCACCGGCGCACGGCGTTCGAACCTGCAGGCCATGCGATGGCAGCATGTCTCGCTGTTGAAGGGGCTCTGGGTTGTGCCAGCAGAGGAGTCCAAGACGGGATTTGAGCTGCCTGTTGTGCTAAGCAGTCACGTCGTCGCCATTCTGCGGGCTAGAAAATCAGTCATCAAGGGGCCATTCGTGTTCCCCGGCAGAGGGACGAACGACCACATGGTTGAGCCGAAGGCGGGTTGGAGGCGGATCTGCGAAAGCGCCGGCTTGAAGGACCTACACCTGCACGATCTGCGCCGCAGCCTGGCTTCCTTCCAGATCGACACGGGCACGCCGCTTGAGGTGATCCAAAAGACCCTGGGCCATGAGTCCAAGGTGACCACTGAGATCTACGCCAGAATGGCGCTGGAGCCCGTCAGGGCAAGTTTGGAACGGGCCGTGGACGAGATGCTGAAGTCAGAGACCAAGTGA
- a CDS encoding metalloregulator ArsR/SmtB family transcription factor: protein MTRTLDILKALADGNRLRILAALLRVEELCACQIIDLLGVSGATTSRHLALLANAGLVTGRRAGRWIHYRLAGNVLDDDLLIQWLSGKLSMAPELERDRGRLAEILSCRPEDICARQRVGSCCG, encoded by the coding sequence ATGACCAGGACCCTCGACATCCTCAAAGCTCTGGCGGATGGCAACCGACTGCGCATCCTGGCAGCCCTGCTGCGGGTGGAGGAGCTGTGCGCCTGCCAGATCATCGATCTGCTGGGCGTCAGCGGCGCCACCACCAGCCGCCATCTGGCCCTTCTGGCCAATGCCGGCCTCGTCACAGGACGCCGGGCGGGGCGCTGGATCCACTATCGCCTGGCCGGGAACGTCCTGGATGACGACCTGCTGATCCAATGGCTGAGCGGGAAACTGTCCATGGCCCCGGAGCTGGAGAGGGACCGTGGTCGCCTGGCGGAGATCCTCTCCTGTCGTCCGGAGGATATCTGTGCGCGGCAGCGCGTAGGAAGCTGCTGTGGTTGA
- a CDS encoding ATP-dependent DNA helicase produces the protein MAQHLPGYQARESQLVMAREVAAALDAGRNLLVEAPCGTGKTLAYSVPAIQHALATNQRVLIATANIALQEQLVQKDLPFLARVLPEPFGFTLLKGRGQFLCADRFLEHQSHLFAGAVQDDDKDEFDRVMAWARATGSGDVSELSFKPSTRVWRHFAVSDTSECAGCTLKCFHKAAVEEAEDAQVVVCNYHLLFAHLMVQKATAGFGQVLPPFDVLICDEAHEIPDIGSDFAGEEIGRWSFRGFKRHLSRHGYEDLDRAADNLAHAIKVMQLKHAAQGSGRIKEAGLIDDGPILDALRDAVRELRESKRRYTEDTKEFAQLERQEEQCRQLAQRVKGLIWQEHEDWVYWVARVESASGDTWKLCGKPVSIAPFVRQHLLPWVSSFIGTSATLTTTREDFRFVRDRIGLSEETRQVVLPSPFDFNSSALLVVPDGLPEPNAPEFRDRVHDLLHEAVLHSKGRALLLFTSSQGLRSAHGLLAPEFEKAGYRCHRQGDAPSTQLIKRFQEDVSSVLFATRTFFQGVDVPGESLSLVALDRLPFPSPADPVMDYIAEHDEKGWFFNHSLPVALITWKQIFGRLIRRHDDRGVVLLLDGRVASKKYGRQFLKAIPGGMLSREVGAIGSFLSTSEDPFA, from the coding sequence ATGGCCCAGCACCTGCCCGGCTACCAGGCGCGCGAAAGCCAGCTGGTCATGGCGCGGGAAGTGGCGGCAGCCCTGGATGCTGGCCGCAACCTGCTGGTGGAGGCTCCATGCGGGACGGGCAAGACCCTCGCCTACTCCGTCCCCGCCATCCAGCACGCCCTGGCCACCAACCAGCGCGTCCTCATCGCCACGGCCAACATCGCCCTGCAGGAGCAGCTGGTGCAGAAGGACCTGCCCTTCCTGGCACGCGTGCTGCCCGAGCCATTTGGCTTCACGCTGCTCAAGGGCCGCGGCCAGTTCCTGTGCGCAGACCGATTCCTGGAGCACCAAAGCCACCTCTTCGCCGGGGCCGTCCAGGACGATGACAAAGACGAGTTCGATCGCGTCATGGCCTGGGCGCGGGCGACGGGATCGGGCGATGTCAGCGAGCTTTCCTTCAAGCCCAGCACGCGCGTCTGGCGGCACTTCGCCGTATCCGACACCAGCGAGTGCGCGGGCTGCACGCTCAAATGCTTCCACAAGGCCGCCGTCGAAGAGGCCGAAGACGCCCAGGTCGTGGTCTGCAACTACCACCTGCTCTTCGCCCATCTCATGGTGCAGAAAGCCACGGCAGGCTTCGGCCAAGTGCTGCCGCCCTTCGACGTCCTCATCTGCGACGAGGCCCACGAGATCCCGGACATCGGTAGCGACTTCGCTGGCGAGGAGATCGGGCGCTGGAGCTTCCGGGGATTCAAGCGCCACCTCTCCCGTCACGGCTACGAGGACCTGGACCGCGCTGCCGATAACCTGGCCCACGCCATCAAGGTCATGCAGCTCAAACATGCGGCCCAGGGCAGCGGCCGCATCAAGGAAGCGGGCCTGATCGACGACGGACCCATCCTGGATGCCTTGCGCGACGCCGTGCGCGAGCTACGCGAGTCCAAGCGCCGGTACACCGAGGACACGAAGGAATTTGCCCAGCTGGAGCGCCAGGAGGAGCAGTGCCGGCAACTGGCGCAGCGCGTGAAGGGCCTCATCTGGCAGGAGCACGAGGATTGGGTTTACTGGGTGGCGCGCGTGGAATCGGCATCCGGCGACACGTGGAAGCTCTGCGGCAAGCCCGTCTCCATTGCCCCCTTCGTCCGCCAGCACCTGCTGCCCTGGGTGTCGAGCTTCATTGGCACCAGCGCCACACTGACCACCACGCGCGAGGACTTCCGCTTCGTGCGCGATCGCATCGGCCTTAGCGAGGAAACACGCCAGGTCGTGCTGCCCAGCCCCTTCGATTTCAACTCGTCAGCCTTGCTGGTGGTGCCGGATGGGCTGCCCGAGCCCAACGCGCCCGAGTTCCGCGACCGCGTGCACGACCTCCTGCACGAGGCCGTGCTGCACTCCAAGGGGCGCGCGCTCCTGCTGTTCACCTCCAGCCAGGGCCTTCGGTCCGCCCACGGCCTCTTGGCGCCGGAGTTCGAGAAGGCCGGCTACCGCTGCCACCGCCAGGGCGACGCCCCCTCCACCCAGCTCATCAAGCGCTTTCAGGAGGACGTCTCCAGCGTGCTTTTCGCCACGCGGACCTTCTTCCAGGGCGTGGACGTGCCGGGCGAGTCCCTGTCCCTGGTTGCCCTGGACCGCCTGCCCTTCCCCTCGCCGGCGGATCCCGTCATGGACTACATCGCCGAGCATGATGAGAAGGGCTGGTTCTTCAACCACAGCCTGCCTGTCGCCCTGATCACCTGGAAGCAAATCTTCGGCCGCCTGATCCGCCGGCATGATGACCGCGGCGTGGTCCTGCTCCTGGACGGGCGCGTGGCCAGCAAGAAGTACGGGCGCCAGTTCCTGAAGGCCATCCCTGGCGGCATGCTGAGCCGCGAGGTGGGCGCCATCGGGAGCTTTCTGTCCACCAGCGAGGACCCATTCGCATGA